A segment of the Cotesia glomerata isolate CgM1 linkage group LG2, MPM_Cglom_v2.3, whole genome shotgun sequence genome:
TTCCGTAGCGCAACCAGTCGTCAGGTTCTTCTACTTGCTCGCCGTTGCGAATTTTCTGGGCGAATATTCCGTACTCGTAGCGGAGTCCGTACCCGTAAGCTGATAGACCTAGGGTCGCCATGCTGTCCAGGAAACAAGCTGCCAAACGACCCAGACCGCCGTTTCCTAGACCCGCGTCTTCTTCCAATTCTTCTAGCTCTTCAATGTCCAAACCCAtctgtaaaattttgatagttagaaaattgtttttaggTAAGAtatacggaaaaaagtaaactgtaaaattcactcggattccggttaatttttatagtttcaaacagtacagcggacatcggagtggcacaaatgtaaatattacaaaacttaaaGAAGAAAGTGTACAAgtcacaatttataatttaatatcgaaaatgtgattagtagctgtcactatagtaaataacgactcatcttaaaaaattgcagtttcaaacagtaaaaattgacgtttcaatatatagtctatactatgaggagaaggagaaggtctcacactcggagaatttaacatttaaaacagtaaaaattctactcttaaaatatatattttaccagtccaagcaaatcaataattacagtttaatttttagcgttgcgtttaaaatttaccatttgtactttgtaaatactgacgttgcttgtatagaaaatttagtaactgtagtttatattttttacatattatgcgatcattttttaggtacgaaatgataaatatcaaagtcaaaattcttaattattatactttaacattttggaCTTTCatatagcgaatattactgtttgaaatagtattttcttccatgtaagtaataaattttagcattaaaatgataaatattataaagtgattgttaaaatcacgattttactgtttgaaatggtaatttttactagttgatcattacttattataaatcgactattaattattacagtttacttttttctgtgtataaatttttgagaatttgaGAAGCTATactgaaaattttgttgataaaatttttttcaaattaatattgatggttttttgagtaatttaacttcaaaattaatattattgatgatcaattgaattatcgatcccaaaaatattgatgttaacttaaataaattactgctaaagaaattttagataaaaattcatgtaaaaattttaaattaccaaaaatgttatttcttcttaatactttattagttttaattcaCTTAATCAACAAACCGGTCAAATGTCTGTTGATTTcagtgacaaaaaaataattaaagtcagATATCAgacaatttatcaattaaagataaataaataaataaatacagaagaaataccaataaattataaaaactttgaATGTTGATACGCAAAAGAACAACCTTAAAATCAATTgtgtaaataatgtaaataagtCAATCATATTAATTCTAACTTTCACTTTCAGAAAATTCTTCTCGAATTTCCCCACAAGATACATTTAAAAagaattcattataaattctaGCATTGATACTTGCTTGATACATTGCTTCATCACAAGCTCCTTGAATCCCTAAATTAATCATCGTGTTTTGCAGAGTTCGGCCCATATAATACTCCAGCGATAAGTAATAAACccgctgaaaaaaaatgaatttgtataaatattgtgataattattaataattaatttattattatttattattaattaactactGCAGAAgactaaacaaattttaatgaagAGATAACTCTTTTTAGGTAACAAACATGTTTACATTGTTCTTAATCTCATCTTTCGTAATTCTATATTTATACTCAACagcaataacaataataataatgtaactAGATGAGATGTCATAACATTGACGAATTCATCATGCCGTGGAAGAAATAAACCCGTTCTCGTTTACGTTACGTTGGAAATTTTTCCGTTGgctaaaataaatgttaaatggGAAAAATTCCAACAGATCTTGACATTGGTTGGCATGAAGCGCATGCTCAAATGCCAATTTTATAccaaatcattatttttcttgctcaactttttttattattttattctttttatttttgtaacttttggctgtcaaaaaacaatttacttTCAACACttggtacaaaaaattttttgtaataaattacatcatatttcttctttgaagaaatcgtaaaaatctttaaaaaaaattaactatttttacatCAATATTTTCTGTcatctttcaatttttttcaaataaaaaaaaaattgatcattaaTCTTCTACTGATAAATATTgagatttctttttattaaattcatacaataataaatttttaaaaatattttctgtcatcttttaatttttttcaaatcaaattactaaaaattgattattaattttttactgataaatatttaaatttctttttattaaattcatacaataataaatttttaaaaatattttctgtcatcttttaatttttttcaaatcaaattactaaaaattgattattaattttttacttattaaattattaaattaatataacaataatttttaagcttcagaatttattgaagaaatttgagtaaatttttttcagtttaacaataataagtaaattttaatttaagatttttagtaattatttaattaaaaacaggCAATAATTTTCTaccaaaagaagaaataataataaaataaataggaggttaaattgaaattgaaatatttaaatgtctGAGGCGCTAAACGACGTTGTTTATTATCTCTATTAAATTGGGAACAAGGTCGTATTATTGATGTctttaaataacaattcaGTTTTGATTTAATCAAATCAAAtcatatgaaaaatttcttcagagaattataagtaaaaaagaaaaaatcaaagaGTTAGTTTATTAATCAGCtgattgattaaataataaaaaacaataccTTTGGATCTGtttcataataatattgcTGTGTACGAATCCACCTAGAGACAAGATTGTCCTTAACGCTGTGCGCcagagcaaaaaaataatcccTTGAGGTCGCAACATTCCGGTCTTTAACCAGAGTGTAGTGAAGATGTCTgttgaatgtttttttaaaatttccgacGTTTTCAACGTCGACGATGCCTCTCACCGAGATCTGCTTCCTCTTCTCACGGTCCACGTCGTGCACAGACATCTTTAGTTCTGTAGAGTCTTAGGAGTTGTGTTTACCTGAGATCTGAGTGTGGGATTATTATGAGGTAGTGCCGGAATCCGTGAACTCGCGAGCACGGATAAAACGAAACTGAGTTTCTGAGAGTAAGTGTGATCTCGAAAATTCAAGACCCGAGTTTCAGTGATTATAGGACGGTCACCTTGTCGCCTCGCTCAAGGTCACGCATGCGTGATGTGAGGTTATCTCGCAAGTATTCGTGGATCTTGAGGCTGTAAAGTTTCACACCCAAAGACTGAAGATAAAGCTCTGAATTATTACTCAGAGGGAAGACAATTCTTTTGGTGGAAGAACTGTAAGTACTTTTTACGATGATAAccgaaatattatttataaaatatacatattttttgatactgaaatcagctgacatttgatgaaaaataatttagtagatttttgataatttcaagaatttttttaacaaataagttatttaaaaaattgagcaaaaattttaattaattaaaaatgaattttttttaaataattttttggagcaaatttcttaaaaaaattttaaaattgtaaattgacaactaaatttaatttcattggtattagataattttttttattgaaactatttttaaaaggtTTGTTCttgtgattttaattaatttttaagtgtgcaatttatttgtaaaaactttctaattataaaaatccaaaaaattgacagaaatctgttaaattcagtatcgaatattttttgatactgaaatcagctgacatttgatgaaatttaatttagcagatatttgataattttaagaatttttttaacaaataagttatttaaaaaattggagtaaaaattttaattaattaaaaatgcaattttttaaaaataattttatcgaagaaatttgttaaaaaaattgaaaaattgtaaattgacaactaaatttattttcattgatacttgacaatttttttattaaaactatttttaaaaggtttgttcgtgtaattttatttaatttttaagtgtgcaattttttattaaaatttttaattataaaaatcaaaaatattgacagatgtctgttaaattcagcatcgaatatttttgatactgaaatcagctgacatttgatgaaatttaatttagcagatatttgataattttaagaatttttttaacaaataagttatttaaaaaattggagtaaaaattttaattaattaaaaatgcaattttttaaaaataattttatcgaagaaatttgttaaaaaaattgaaaaattgtaaattgacaactaaatttaatgaaattgacatctgacattttttttatttttatacaaaatcatttataacaaaaaatcatttttaaaaggtttgtacttatgattttatttaatttttgagtatggaattttttgttaaaattttttacttataaaaatcaaaaaagttgacaaatgtctgttaaattcagtatcaaatattttttgatactgaaatcatctgactttttttctttcaataaattagcaataaaaaaatatttttttaacatttgctttgataatttttaaatatcaaaaattttttttgtaatttatttgttaaaaaaaatattaaaaattatcttatgtCAAATTTATCGCGGTAAAAATGATCGTTGTTATTGAGAAAGTGAAAGAAGTGATAAATTATTGGATTATCAACAcctaaattgataaatacttaaaattaatttttgataaaatataatttcaaataaataagaaaaaaaactattatatataatctaaagaccatcaaattaattatatataattaaaaaataaaaaaaaaagtgaaagaagttttgtaaaaaatatatataagaataaataaatcctttagtgtcttattataattttattttataaataaatcgtGCGAATGCAGACGTAATAATGAAAACGTCAAGAAAGCGGTAcgcaattattacaatttcagTCGAACAAAAAAAACACTGTCTTCATAATAAAAACATAGTGAtccaagtaatttttattttttactttaatatatAGAGTATTTTGtgatatatgtatttattttatacataatatttatatatttatataaagttaccaataataaagtttagttttcaatgaatttccaataaaatggTTTGTTCGTTATTTAAAGTTActtgttttaaatgtcttagACTATTTCTCTGTTTAAGGTgatctgtaatatttatataatattcaatgtattaagtatatataatatataataataataatcataataataataaaaataattacaataatagtGATATTTTTATTCGCAATCCTCAACAGGTTAAAGATTTAATAAGATAGAATATATTAatctttaaattgttatttaaattcaatttttttttaattttaaaattcatattaattaaatcgaTCGCCAACAAAAAACACAAAGGATCGCTGTACGCTTATCTTATAATCTAAcgataaaaaatgaacaatttttatatcaaagcGCATACAACCAATTGATCAAAGATTTATTATATAGCaatattcttcaataattggtcaaatttaaatttattaattcattttaattaaattttctaaagctTTGTATAATATATCTTTTATAAACTTTCTTCATCATaagatgattatttattattattttttttttattttattaaaagtttaccACAGTGTATGCACATtcacaacaacaataattagCAGTTACCTCtgctgatttattatttaaaaataataataataataagataaataattacatgCGTATGATGTGGACAATGCAGCTAGCTGAATGAGCTAATACGTACTCatgattgttttattaataaattcattcatCAATGTAGAGTAATTACATTGcgaaataaatcaaatatcGACGAGTAGAGGAAAGAGAAAAAAGGAAGGAAacaaaacagaaaaaataattacttgctttttttttaaacccttggaaaaaagaatattaaaatataagatTAATTATCATTGCACTCTTAACATCAATAGCCGATGTTACTGCCGCAACAATAACGAACAATCAACcaatcaatttaattgttattattaactataattactcgttttttttcaaatttttttatttttactttttatttatgagaGCTTTAcgctatttatattaatatatataaatatatgagttGTTATAAAGTATGTAATGACGGATCGTGTCATTTTGATCGCTCTCCGACACTTTGGTGTCTCATGCACGTCTAGATTTTATTTCTGCTGAGTTTAAAGCTCCACGTGAATTTAGTGATGTATTATGATCTTGATCTTCTATTCTTCTTGGAATAAACTAGAAAATTTACTCCTCCTTCGTAGGCTCTGCCTTTTTGCCCAGAGGAATAGCTGCCTTTATtctatttaatcataaaaaaaatttattattatttattaatcatcatcaattttttttaactaaaattttctgttaaaaattattattttttaattaaaataattttactcaaatttcttatcaaaatattttctcaaaaaaaaattaattttttttcaattccatcaaaacaaatttttgtcaattttcctttttataaattctttaattttttgcaaaataaaataaaatcgtaaattaaaataaaattaattaaaaaaaaaaaattcttaaataaagtaaaattttttttttttttaagtattataaataaaagtatttaattttttgcaattaaaccaaataattttaatttaattcattacgTAATagctttataaaataaaaatttttacttttcttgaattatatgaaattttaattttttaaatactaattattGATAGAgaatgtaattaaaaacatttttaacagttaattattagttagtaaaaattattaaaacttacTTGGCAgtcaattcattaatttttcctTGTACTAAAGCGAGGTTCTGGTCGATTTGAGCTTTGTTCGTTTCATATACTTTCGGAAGCGTGAAAAGTGCAATCActcctgaaaaattttaccaaTCATTagtaaattcataaattatttatttatttacttttgtaATAGAAATATTAGATAAGAAAAACTTACCAATGATGATGAGTGTCATTCCATTGAACCACGAGCCGACGTATGTCAAACACCACAAACCGACACTGAATTTAAGTGAATCAATAAAGTCTTCGATCAGGAACAATCTACGGAGCTCAGAAACAGCTGCGTTGGCGTGTGCTACAGCGATGTCAGCAACTTCATGGACTTTTTCTGCTGGTAGTGTAAGATCAACTTCAAGAATGTCTctagaaaattagaaaattatttttattaaatttatcaattaattattgtattatatgtaataaagtaaaaaataaatatatttataataatttttttctttgttattttgaatgtataaataataaagtgacAGATTGATTGCTGTGATTCATATTTTTGTACTCAGAATTGTtgacagtttttaaaaaaatttatttttagattatttttatttaaaaatattttttgtgatttcttcactaagaaatatatttttagataaataaattaatataatgcagttggtaaaatttatatttttagagtataattatattgagttaatatttttaaaattttttatcaatgaagaaatgattttgtaaaattttatataacttaaattaacatctaaaaattttttaaacattttcttttataatttatttatcaatacgtataaaatacaaaattgtcagatgtctaTATATTTCAGTACAATGaacttttaaaacaaaaatgaaaaacttaCTTGAAAGGATGTCCATCAGAAGTTTTCTGTATGGCTTGTAAAACAGTTTTATAGATACGAAATCCCATTGTACCTACTAGTGTCAAAAGCGCTGTGTATGAGAATACGCTGATCAAACTAAAGTAGGTCAGTGATAGGAGTATGCTCATTACTACGCCAAAAACAATTCCTGTTTTTTCTGGCTGGCGCCAATAAATCAATGCCGCCACTGTAAACAGAATCACATTTTATATTAGTCAAATAATCcctttaattttgttattaaattctcttcattcattcatttattcattaattaataattatttatgcattactcttttattatttaacgagtagcataaaaattacagtttggagcaaatataattatgataaaataaaatggaaaCACTGTGCTTCCACCCGTGTCTTTTTAGTCcctattttatttaacgaaCACGCAACTTAAATACTACCTCGTATTCTCAACTGAAATCTTTTCTATATAAGTATTGATttgtacttttattttataaatttattatgaaaattatttctcaaaaattttccattaaatattgaagacataaaaaattataaattacaccttttgtaattatttttacattaaaaattttgttcaagtttcataaaataattttagtgcgctccaaaataagaaataacaaattttacaattaaaaaattgacttagaaaatttttaaataattaatttttcatcaattaaaattttctttttacaaattaaaaagattGCCAAAAGTTAGGCACTAAAATACAAAAGAGCTAGcggaaaaaaatgttttatctaAATAAGGTAAAGGTGAAAGAGCCGAAGAAGTCAATGGTAAAAATCAGGGTCATACACTTGAAGTGCATCTCAAAGGCCTTCACCAGGACAATTGTATATTGTGTAACCTTGAACATAATATttgctttaaataaaaataatagtaagtacataattaattaataattaataattgttaaaataactaaatataATCTTATCTTAAATTCgtacataaatttaaatatttggtcaaacaattacaattattatttacacatATGTTTCTTGCGTAAATACAgacaatttaagaaaaaaaaaattaattttatttacaaaaattaacattttgaCAATACTGTACTTTTCAGGGCCTTTAATTGTCactttaaaagaagaaataaaataaaaattgagaagaaataaaataccaCGTGGAGCCACCA
Coding sequences within it:
- the LOC123259616 gene encoding reticulon-1-A-like isoform X6, whose amino-acid sequence is MVRKERSRRTEEELPELNSVAALIYWRQPEKTGIVFGVVMSILLSLTYFSLISVFSYTALLTLVGTMGFRIYKTVLQAIQKTSDGHPFKDILEVDLTLPAEKVHEVADIAVAHANAAVSELRRLFLIEDFIDSLKFSVGLWCLTYVGSWFNGMTLIIIGVIALFTLPKVYETNKAQIDQNLALVQGKINELTAKIKAAIPLGKKAEPTKEE
- the LOC123259616 gene encoding reticulon-1-A-like isoform X5, which translates into the protein MNNILEQLIELKNIKFNKEELAALIYWRQPEKTGIVFGVVMSILLSLTYFSLISVFSYTALLTLVGTMGFRIYKTVLQAIQKTSDGHPFKDILEVDLTLPAEKVHEVADIAVAHANAAVSELRRLFLIEDFIDSLKFSVGLWCLTYVGSWFNGMTLIIIGVIALFTLPKVYETNKAQIDQNLALVQGKINELTAKIKAAIPLGKKAEPTKEE
- the LOC123259616 gene encoding reticulon-1-A-like isoform X4 encodes the protein MDSDSMACPLPKKDDDSCKKDNNSGECPCAWNVLNPLAALIYWRQPEKTGIVFGVVMSILLSLTYFSLISVFSYTALLTLVGTMGFRIYKTVLQAIQKTSDGHPFKDILEVDLTLPAEKVHEVADIAVAHANAAVSELRRLFLIEDFIDSLKFSVGLWCLTYVGSWFNGMTLIIIGVIALFTLPKVYETNKAQIDQNLALVQGKINELTAKIKAAIPLGKKAEPTKEE
- the LOC123259616 gene encoding reticulon-1-A-like isoform X3, with translation MDSDSMACPLPKKDDDSCKKDNNSGECPCAWNVLNPHAWFNPERLNPKVAALIYWRQPEKTGIVFGVVMSILLSLTYFSLISVFSYTALLTLVGTMGFRIYKTVLQAIQKTSDGHPFKDILEVDLTLPAEKVHEVADIAVAHANAAVSELRRLFLIEDFIDSLKFSVGLWCLTYVGSWFNGMTLIIIGVIALFTLPKVYETNKAQIDQNLALVQGKINELTAKIKAAIPLGKKAEPTKEE